One segment of Acidobacteriota bacterium DNA contains the following:
- a CDS encoding radical SAM protein: MKLSSRLKMYFRAYRFMAKGLLSQDHPILAHIIPMRRCNLSCTYCNEYDDFSKPVSTEVMFERLNKLASLGTTAIIISGGEPLMHPEIESIVAKIRQRGMLACLITNGYLLTQEKIKKLNAAGLEYMQISIDNVNPDDVSKKSLKVLDKKLVWLSELAEFRVNINSVIGGGIKTPEDALTVGLRAVELKFSSSLGIIHDGLGTLKPLKGVERDVYFEMKDLGKKGHVRWNGFQKNLVDGKPNQWRCRAGARYLYVCEDGLVHYCSQQRGYPGVPLSSYTKEDIRREYLTKKACAPYCTIACVHQVATFDNWRDPQTLGVKGAVRRESVQAIQTLYQIEQTEKV, encoded by the coding sequence ATGAAGCTATCAAGCCGCCTGAAAATGTATTTTCGCGCATACAGGTTTATGGCCAAGGGTCTGTTGTCACAGGACCATCCCATACTCGCGCACATCATTCCAATGAGGCGGTGCAATTTGTCCTGCACGTATTGCAACGAATACGACGACTTTTCGAAACCGGTGTCAACCGAGGTCATGTTCGAGCGTTTGAATAAGCTCGCAAGCCTGGGAACCACGGCTATCATCATCAGCGGCGGTGAGCCACTGATGCATCCCGAAATCGAGAGCATCGTCGCGAAGATCAGGCAACGCGGGATGCTGGCGTGCTTGATCACGAATGGATATCTGCTGACGCAAGAGAAGATCAAGAAGCTCAATGCAGCGGGCCTCGAGTACATGCAGATTAGCATCGACAACGTGAACCCCGATGATGTTTCGAAGAAGAGCCTGAAGGTGCTGGACAAGAAACTTGTTTGGCTATCGGAGCTCGCCGAGTTCAGGGTGAACATAAACTCGGTCATCGGCGGCGGCATCAAGACTCCTGAAGATGCGTTGACTGTTGGCTTGCGCGCGGTTGAATTGAAATTCTCAAGCTCGCTCGGCATCATTCACGACGGGCTGGGGACACTCAAGCCGCTCAAAGGCGTCGAACGTGACGTCTATTTCGAGATGAAAGACCTGGGCAAGAAGGGTCACGTCAGATGGAACGGCTTTCAGAAGAACCTGGTCGATGGCAAGCCAAACCAATGGCGTTGCCGGGCTGGAGCGCGCTATCTTTACGTTTGCGAGGATGGGCTCGTTCACTACTGTTCCCAGCAGCGCGGCTATCCCGGGGTCCCTCTCAGTAGCTACACCAAAGAGGACATTCGGAGAGAGTATCTGACCAAGAAGGCGTGCGCACCTTACTGCACAATCGCCTGTGTGCACCAGGTTGCGACGTTTGATAACTGGCGCGATCCGCAAACGCTGGGCGTGAAAGGCGCGGTTCGGCGCGAGTCGGTTCAGGCAATCCAGACGCTGTATCAGATCGAGCAAACCGAAAAAGTGTAG
- a CDS encoding radical SAM protein codes for MHKPVKYAEKGLTYVARGGWAVFERINRIKPNPSFTPKWSEKPLLKSYQKTKPPLGWPRTTDSLCPKCIPEIRQQIVDGKLPHEILLNERIGEIKAQIIERDGKILMVKDCEKHGHFEDVMSNDPAFFKHLEEVFPGRDIRAHNDEKMHKHGSSTIKHGRGSVLTVDLTNRCNMMCDPCFMDANQVGFVHELTWEDIKTLLDNAISIKPRRQMSVQFSGGEPTMSPYFLDAVRYARKVGYNSVQAATNGIEFAKSPEFCKEAAEAGLRFAYLQFDGIGNAANEHRKVGNLFDVKLRAIENLHSAGVDIVPVTTIINGINNEQVGRIIQFALDNPKKINFLSFQPVSFTGRDEEITDERRHAQRYTLSHMAHDVKNQTGLGEPIRDWFPISFMATFTDWADLVHGPQNDWGQLNCGCHPNCGIGMAVMIDKETKEVAPVTAFLHAEQLAKDIMKVNDAARGKVLSVVGMALALMKNYDPFKAPTHFRLVHLLKKFDKTFGATGKDYGKVSGERTAEDIEKRRADRWNFLFIAGMWFQDLFNYDFRRTEQCIIPYATQEGEISFCAYNTGVGWRQIIEKMHMTATLTKWYEENGRHEIFAGGKSVALNSAEHSLVLDEALVTKDIQHDLDDLGIAKNSREEKLRAQRDRIKEQQENDRMAKLYRQHVLKEQGTPEAQIVQIQLKSSKPRPEVTPAGFGD; via the coding sequence ATGCATAAACCTGTGAAGTACGCGGAGAAGGGACTGACCTACGTCGCGCGCGGCGGGTGGGCGGTATTTGAAAGGATTAACCGAATCAAACCTAACCCTTCGTTCACTCCGAAATGGTCCGAAAAGCCGCTGCTTAAGTCCTATCAGAAAACCAAGCCGCCCCTGGGCTGGCCGCGAACCACGGATTCATTGTGCCCCAAGTGCATTCCTGAGATTCGCCAACAAATCGTTGACGGCAAGCTTCCTCACGAAATACTTCTCAACGAAAGAATCGGCGAGATCAAAGCTCAGATAATCGAGCGCGACGGCAAGATATTGATGGTCAAGGACTGCGAGAAGCACGGTCACTTCGAAGATGTGATGTCGAATGACCCTGCCTTCTTCAAACATCTCGAGGAAGTATTCCCAGGCCGGGACATCCGTGCCCACAACGACGAGAAGATGCACAAGCACGGCTCGAGCACGATCAAACACGGGCGGGGATCGGTGCTGACGGTCGACCTTACCAACCGCTGCAACATGATGTGCGACCCGTGCTTCATGGACGCCAACCAGGTCGGGTTTGTGCACGAGCTCACCTGGGAAGACATCAAGACACTGCTCGACAACGCAATTTCGATCAAGCCCCGCCGACAAATGTCGGTGCAGTTCTCGGGCGGCGAGCCGACGATGTCGCCTTATTTCCTGGATGCCGTTCGTTACGCTCGCAAAGTCGGTTACAACAGCGTGCAGGCGGCGACCAACGGAATCGAGTTCGCAAAGAGTCCCGAGTTTTGCAAAGAAGCGGCGGAAGCCGGATTGCGCTTCGCTTATTTGCAGTTCGACGGAATCGGCAACGCGGCCAATGAACACCGCAAGGTCGGCAACCTTTTTGACGTGAAGCTCCGCGCCATCGAGAACCTTCACAGCGCAGGCGTGGATATCGTGCCGGTGACCACGATCATCAACGGCATCAACAACGAGCAGGTTGGGCGCATCATTCAGTTCGCGCTCGACAATCCGAAGAAGATAAACTTCCTCTCGTTTCAGCCGGTCTCGTTCACCGGACGCGACGAAGAAATAACCGACGAGCGCCGGCATGCGCAAAGGTACACTCTCTCGCACATGGCCCACGACGTGAAGAATCAGACTGGACTGGGCGAGCCGATTCGGGACTGGTTTCCGATTTCATTCATGGCGACGTTTACCGATTGGGCTGACCTGGTTCACGGACCGCAGAACGATTGGGGCCAACTCAACTGCGGATGTCATCCAAACTGCGGGATCGGCATGGCCGTGATGATCGATAAAGAGACCAAGGAAGTGGCGCCGGTCACCGCATTCCTGCACGCCGAGCAGCTCGCCAAGGACATAATGAAGGTCAATGACGCGGCGCGGGGCAAGGTCTTATCGGTCGTGGGAATGGCCCTGGCGCTGATGAAGAATTACGATCCATTCAAGGCGCCGACACACTTCAGGCTCGTCCATTTGTTGAAGAAATTCGACAAGACCTTTGGGGCGACCGGCAAGGATTACGGCAAGGTATCCGGTGAGCGCACCGCCGAAGACATTGAGAAACGCCGGGCCGACCGATGGAACTTTCTGTTCATCGCCGGAATGTGGTTCCAGGACCTGTTCAACTACGACTTCCGCCGCACCGAGCAATGCATCATCCCGTACGCGACTCAAGAAGGCGAGATTTCCTTCTGCGCTTACAACACCGGTGTTGGCTGGCGGCAGATCATCGAGAAGATGCATATGACCGCGACTCTGACCAAGTGGTACGAAGAGAACGGGCGGCATGAGATCTTCGCCGGGGGCAAGTCAGTCGCGTTGAATAGCGCTGAGCACTCGCTGGTGCTCGACGAGGCGCTTGTGACCAAAGACATTCAACATGACCTTGACGATCTAGGCATCGCAAAGAACTCGAGAGAAGAGAAGCTGCGAGCGCAGCGAGATCGAATCAAGGAACAGCAGGAAAACGATCGTATGGCTAAGCTCTATAGGCAGCATGTGCTGAAGGAGCAGGGGACCCCGGAAGCTCAGATCGTTCAGATTCAGTTGAAGAGTTCCAAGCCGCGGCCGGAGGTTACGCCCGCAGGATTTGGCGACTGA